GGTCTATATCCCAGGCATCCCACAGCGGCGGGGTGTCATGATAGAACTGCAACTGGTTGCCGGTCTGGCCGGGCGGCAGCAGCTCACGGTCTACGCTTTTGTCCAGCCAGCGGCTGATCTCGCCATCTTCATTGAACTTCAAGATGTAATGGTCCGTCTCCCATTGCTCCGGGAAACCGTCTCCGGCGGCAGATTCACCCTGCGGATCAGGCCCTACTCCGGCTGGCTCCGCAGCCTCCCGCAGCCAGATCGTCCGGCAGCCAAAGGCCGGAATCTTACGGACCTGCACAGCCAGCGTGTAGCTGTCCCCGCCAGCCTCCGTGTTCCAGCATTCGCTCGCAAGCGGCCCGTCTTCATCGAAGGCCTGCATAGCAGCCAGCTCAGGACCGCCCTCCAGCCGGAGCAGCTCCGTCCGCTCCCAGCCCAGGCTGTTGAAGACCACATAGGGACGGCCCTCGCCCGATGTATTCACCTCAGCCGCCAGAGCATGCAGGGAGCGGTCCAGCACCTGCCCGCCCAGACGGAAGATCTCGGCGTATTCCTCCCGCGAGGTCGTATACACCTCAGGGATTGAAGTCCCCGGAATGATGTCATGGAACTGGTTGAGCAGCAGCAGCTTCCAGCCTTCGGCCAGCTCCCCGGAGGGCAGCAGACGCTGCAATTCAGGCTGATCAGGCTGATCCGGCTGATCCAACTCCAGCACACCGTCCTTTTGCGCCAGCACGCTCCAGATCTCCGCCTGCCGGTATAGGATCTCCGCTTTGCGGTTGCTGCGCTTATTGAAGGCATGGGTCGTGAAGGTCCCCCGGTGAAGCTCCAGATAGAGATCGCCGTGCCATGCCGGAAGCTCCGGCTGGCGCGCACCAATCTCCGAGAAGAATGCCTCTGCCGTTGAGAATGTGCTGACCGGCTGGCCCAGGGCGAGCTCGGTGCGGCTCACATATTCCAGCATCTCGTGGGTGACTCCGCCTCCGCCGTCGCCGTGGCCGTAGAGCAGCATCAGCTCATCATGCGCTTCCTTCTGGGCGTTGGCCTGCCAATGCTCCTGCACATCCTTCGGGTGAGTATGCTCGTTCACTCCATGGTTCTGATAGGCCACGATCTTCGTCCCGTCAATGCCGACCCAGTGGAACAGCGTATGCGGGAAGGGGTTGGTATCATTCCAGCCGAGCTTCGTTGTCATGAAATAATCAATTCCCGCCTGCTTCAAGAGCTGCGGCAGAGAAGCGCAATAACCAAACGTATCCGGCAGCCATTCAATCGTGGACCGCTTGCCGAATTCCTTCATATAGAAGTCCTGGCCGTACAGCATCTGCCGGACCAGCGACTCCCCGCCGGGAATGTTCAGATCCGGCTCTACCCACATGCCGCCGACCAGCTCCCACCGGCCCTCGGCAATCCGCTGCTTGATCCGCTCGTATAGCTGCGGATAATGCGCCTTGGCGAAGGCATACAGCTGGGGCTGGCTCTGCGAGTACCGGAAGTCCGGGTACTTGTCCATCAGGGTGCAGACGGTGGAGAAGGTCCGGCTGACCTTGCGCACCGTCTCCCGGACCGGCCACAGCCAGGCCACATCAATATGGGACTGGCCGACCATATGCATCGTTCCCGGGTGCAGTCCCGCAGACCGTTCCGCCGCCGCAGCCGCCCGCAGCAGCTGTTCAGCCGCAGTTACCGCACCGCCGTCCAGCAGCCGCTCCTCCTTCATATAGAGCGTGTCCATCGTCTGCTCCAGCGTCTTAAGGCTGCGGATGCGGCGCATGTCGCCCTCCGGCAGCAGGAGGGCTGCTTCGTGTACGATTCGCACCGTATACAGCAGGCTGTATACCGGACGATTGACGCGCACAAGCTTCATTTCAATGCCCGTCAGCGGCGGCTTGATCACCGCCTGGCGGTTCAGCGGGTCCTCCGGCTCAGGCACCGGATCATACAGCTCGATGTCCAGCTTCAGGCGTTCACCCGGAGCGTAAGACGGCAGCGGAATGAACCAGTGATTGCTGTCCAGGCCATGGTACGGCGCTCCGTCCAGCTTCAATAGGCCTTCCCCGCGTCCCAGATAGAGCAGCGCCGCTTCTTCATGCGCCCACTCTCCCGGAACCGTGATCTCCCGCTGAAGGAAATATGTGGTTCCATACCCGCCGTCCAGCAGAGAAATATTGTACTCCTGATGCAGCTCCTCCTCATGCTCATAGCAGCCAGGAGTAAGATAGCGGGACCTCTGCATAGTCCATTCCGCAAGCTCTAACTTCTCAGCCCACTGCCGCTTGGCCAGCCATCCGGTAAACCGGTCCATACGCTTCATGGCTTAGCCCTCCTCTCTGACCTGGAGCGGCGCGCTCAGATACTCTGCGGAGTGCGGGCCTGCCATCACTGCGAATTCTCCCGGCTCGACGATCCGCGTCAGATCCGCTGATACATATTCCAGCTCCTCCCGGCCTACACGGAACGTCACCGTCTGCGTGTCTCCGGGCTGAAGGCTGATCTTGCGGAAGCCCTTAAGCTGCTTCTCGGGCCGGGTAATGGAAGAGGCCAAGTCGGAAATATAGAGCTGGACCACCTCGCTGCCCGCCCGGTCACCTCTATTAGTCACATCCACGGAGACAAGCGCTTCTTCATCCGCAGAGATTACAGGAGGCTCCACCTTCAGGTTACTGTAGTTGAATTCAGTGAAGCTAAGACCATAGCCGAAGGGGTATTCGGCGTGGAAATCCGTCTCCAGATACCGTTTGCCTCTTGTCCGGCGCTTGTAGTAATACACGGGAAGCTGGCCTACATGCTTCGGAATGCTGATCGTCAGCCGCCCGGAAGGGTTCACCTCACCGAACAGGATATCGGCAATCGCATGTCCGCCCTCCTGCCCCGGGTACCACGCTTCCAGAATGGCGTCAGCATGTTCTACAATCCAAGGCTCTGCAATTGGACGGCCATTGATATAGACCACAATCAGCGGCTTGCCCAGCTTATGAATCTCTTGCGCCAGCTCCAGTTGCACGCCCATCAGATTCAGCGTAGCCCGGTCGATACCTTCGCCGCATTCCATGTCACTCCAGGAATGCTCGGTCACAACAGAAGCACCGGTGAGCAGATCAATCGTTCCCTCACCGAAGTCTCTGGCGCTGGAGCCGCCGATCGCCAGCACCACCGCATCGGCTTCGGCCGCACAGGCGAGTGCATGGTCGAAGCCTTCCCGCGAATCGCCCTTGATCCGGCAGCCGGGTGCATACAGGACCTTATCCGCTTCGCCGCCCAGCGCCTGCCGGATGCCGTCCAGCACGGTGACAATCGCGCCTGCGGGCTGCGGCGAGGTGTAGTCGCCAAGCTGGTTGTACGGCGCATCCGCATTGGGACCGATCACGGCAAGCTTACGGATCTCCTTGCTTAGCGGCAGCGCTGCATTCTCATTCTTCAGCATAATGATGCTCTCACGGGCGATCCGCCGCGCCAGCTCCCGGTGCTCCGGCTTGCCGATGATGCTCTCCGCCTGCTCAGGATCAGCATAGGGACGGTCGAACAGCCCAAGCTTGAACTTCAGCTCCAGAATCCGCGCTGCCGCGCGGTCCAGATCGGATTCCTGCAGCCGCCCATGCGTGATAGCAGCCGCGATATGCTGCTCGAACATCTCGCCCGACATCTCCATATCGATGCCGGCCAGCAGTGCCTGGGCTACAGCCGTTTCTCCGCTATCTGCGGTGTTATGACCATTCGTCAGCATGCCCAGCGCTCCGCAGTCCGTGATCACGAACCCTTCGAAGCCCCACTGCTCCCGCAATACATCCTGCAAAAGATAACGGTTCGTCGTACAAGGTACGCCGTCAATCTCGTTATAAGCTGTCATAATGGACAGCGCTCCGGCCTCCACCGCCTTACGGAACGGCAGCAGATCGACCTCATGCAGCTCGCGCAGTCCCATATGCACGGGTGCGGAGTTGCGCCCGCCCTCCGAGCTGCCATAGGCGGCGAAGTGCTTCAAGGTGGCCAGCACGGAATCCTCCGCGTCCAGCCGTTCTCCCTGCAAGCCCTTCACTGCTTCTACGCCCATCGCCGCAATCAGGAACGGATCTTCGCCGAAGGTCTCCTCCGTCCGGCCCCAACGCGGATCACGCACCACATCAAGCACCGGCGAGTAGGTCGCTGCTCCGCCCTGGCTGCGGGTCTCAAGCGCCACCACCCGGCACATCTCCCGGTACAGCTCCGGGTTCCACATGCTGCCCAGCGCAAGCGGAACCGGAAATACAGTGGCGCCTATCGCCATGTGTCCGTGCGAGCATTCTTCCCCGAACAGAATAGGAATACCAAGCCGGCTCTCCTTCATCGCATAAGCCTGAATGGCATTAACGGCCTCCGCCCCCTCCTTCGGGGACAGGCCGGTCTTCAGCGTGACCCCGGTCCACGGGTCGGCACGCAGCGTCCCATACAGGGAGCCTACGCCTCCAGCAGCAACCTGGCGCTTGAAGGCCTCGGTCATGCCTGTGGTTCCGTCCGCTTGCTTCTCATAGCACTGCCAGCCGAAAGGCTGGACTAATTGTCCAGCCTTCTCTCCAAGTGTCATGCGCTGCAGCAGGTCCTGCACCCGATCTTCCACAGGCCGTGCTTTATCCTTATAGATCATTTTTACAGCACCTTTCTGCATTAGTCATTCGTGCCGCTCACTCTCGGCACTTCAGAGGATGATATTTCAAAGAAGATGGATAGCGCCTGCAGAAATTAGTTGGTTTTCCAGCGGTCATACGCAGCCTGATTAATCTCAGCTACACGCTCTCCGCCCATCTTCTTGACCGTCGCCACATAGTTATCCCAGCCGGTAAGCGGTTCGGCTCCGGTAATGAACTTCGCTTCCATCTGCTTCACATACGTGCTGAGATCCGAATTCAGGCTGCTGATCTCGGTCTGCTCTTCCACCGTTAGGAACAGGGCCGGGAACGGAATCCGTGCGCCCCGATCCAGCAACTTCTGCTTGGTCTCCTGCTCGACCCAGAGGTCAAAGTCCGTCTTCAGCCCCTTATTGATGTCATCCATGGACAGGGTTGGTGCAGGAATACCGTAATTCGGCGTTAAGGTGGCCCGGAAATCTTCCATTTCCTTGCCGTCAGGTACAGGCAGGTATTGCTTCACACGGTTGTCTTTGTCGGTGTACTCCCAGAGCGTTCCCTCCGGTCCTTTATTGAAGAACAGAGCTCCTTCATAGGAATAGAGGTAATCTACCCAGCGGAGCGAGGCTTCCGGTGCAGGATTGCTGTTCGTAATGGCAAAAGCGCCTGTCGTAATCCCTCTGTTCTTGGCAATCGCCGGAGCGGCCACCGATTCACTGCGTACAGGAGCGAACATCGGATCTGCCGTGGACGGCTCCCCGCCCTTGGTCATATAGGCATGCCAGTCGGAAAAGAGCGCCACGCGGTTATTCTGCGCCTTGGCCTTCTTCTGCTCCGCCGTCTGCGAGAAGCTCTCATGATCCAGCAGCTCCTCGGACCACAGGCGGTTCATATACGTCAGGTACTCCTTATAGCCCTCTTCAAGCGGGGTATAGTGTACCTTGTCTGCATCGTCTACATAGATCTCTTCTTCATAGACGCCGAAGGCGCCCAGCAGCCAGGTGCGGATATCACGCAGGTTCGCGGCCGTTGTCGTCACCGAAGAGATCGGAATTTCATCGGCGGTTCCGTTGCCGTTCGGATCTTCCTCCTTCACCCGCTTCAGGTAGGTGTACAGCTCCTCTGTCGTTTCAGGCAGTTTATCGATGTTCAGGGCCTTCAGGAAGTCCCCGTTATACCACATGGGGTTGCGGTACCAGTGCTGGCTCATTTCCACCACCGGCAGGGAGTAGATATGACCGTCCGGGGCTGTGATCGACTTGCGGACATCCGGGTTCTCCGCAAGCAGCGCCTTGAAGTTCGGGGCATACTCTTCGATCAGGTCTTCAAGGGGGATCAGAATCCCCTGTTCTCCGTAATTCATCTGCTCGGCCGTCGTCAGACCGGCCGCATAGAAGATATCCGGGTAATCGCCGCTGGCGAACACCAGATTCTTTTTGGTCTCGAAGCTGTCCTTCGGCGCATTTTTATATTCCATCGTAATACCGGTCTTCTCCTTCATCTGCTGGAGCACCGGCATGTTCTCCCAGTTCTGAATGCCCACATCCGGCGCCATCAGCGTCAGGGTTACGGGTTCGCTAACAATCGGGAAGCCCTCCTTGTTCACCGTGGCCTCCCCGGTACTCTTATTCGCGGTGCCTTCATTAGAGCTCCCGCAGCCTGCCAGCAGTCCAAGAATTACAGCCGAAGACAGCAGAATCTTCCATGGTTTACGTGTGATCTGCATTAATAATTCCTCCCTTAGGTTCATTACATTTTAACCTTTTAACCTTTCACAGAGCCAATCATGACCCCTTGGACAAAATAACGCTGCAGGAACGGGTAGACCGCCACAATCGGCAGTGTCGAGACGACGATGACGCCATATTTGACCAGCGATGCTGTTTCTGCCTTATTATTCATGGCCATAGCTACCTCGCCGTTGATCGCAGCGCCTGTGGTCTCAGCCGACATTTCCTGCAGGACCAGGATCTGGCGCAGCACCATCTGCAGCGGATACTTGGCTTCATCGTTCAAGTAGATCAGGGACGGGAAATAGCTGTTCCAGTGTCCAACCCCGTAGAACAGGGCCATCACGGCGATAATCGGCGCGGACAGCGGCAGGATAATGCGGATAAACAGCTTCAGATTCGTACAGCCGTCGATGTGGGCCGCTTCCTGTAATTCTTTTGGAATCGTGGACTGGAAAAAGGTGCGGGCGACCACGATGTTCCACACCGATGCAGCCACCGGCAGAATCAACGCTCCCATGCTGTTAATGAGGCCCAGGTTCTTAACCAGCAGATACGTCGGCACCAGCCCGCCGCTGAAGAACATTGTGAATAGAATGAGGCCCATGAACAGCTGGCGTCCGACAAAATCAGACCGGCTCAGCGCATATGCAGCAGGCAGCGTAACCGCCAGATTAAGCAGAGTGCCCACCGCTGTGTAGATGATGGTATTGAGATATCCGTTCCAAATCTTCGGGTTCTCGAACACCAGCTTGTAGCCGTCCAGCGTCACATTCTTCGGGAACAGCCACATGGCGCCCGAATTGACATCCTGCGGCGAACTGATGGACGCGCTGAGGATGTAGATCAGCGGATAGAGGACCACTACCAGCGCAAGGCACAGATAGATGTAGGTGCTGATCAGAAACAGCTTATCTCCCCTGGATTCTTTCATGGCAGTAATCAAATACTTCAACTCCTTTCTACCAGAGGCTGTTCTCACTGGTGCGTTTGGCAATCCGGTTCACGGTAACGAGCAGTATTACATTGACGACCGAGTTGAACAATCCGACAGCCGTCGAGAAGCTGTATTGGGCGTTCACCAGACCGGCCCGGTAGACATAGGTGGATATGACATCGGAGGCTTCCATGTTGAGCGAATTCTGCAGCAGCAGGATTTTCTCGAAGCCCAGGCCCAAAATGTTACCCATGTTCAGAATCAGCATGATCGTAATCGTGGGTATAATGGTCGGCAGGTTGATATGCAGCACCCGCTTGATCCGGCTGGCTCCATCCACAATGGCCGCTTCATGCAGCTGGGGATCTACGCCAGACAGGGCCGCGAGATAGATGATCGTCCCCCACCCGGTGCTCTGCCAGACGCCCAAGAAGACGTACACCGTCTTGAACCAGGCAGGATCGGTCAGAAATTGCGCCGGCTGGAAGCCCAGGAATTCAATGAACCGGATAATCACTCCGCTGGAGGGCGACAGGAAGGTAATAATCATCCCCGCCATGACGACCACTGAAATGAAATGCGGCGCATAGGTAACCGTCTGGACCGACTTCTTGAACGGGCCGTTGCGGACCTCATTGAAGGCCAGGGCCAGAATGATCGGCAGCGGAAACCCGATGGCAAGCTCATAGAAGCTGATGCTGAACGTGTTCCACAGCAGATCCCAGAAGAAATAAGAATTGAAGAACCGTTCGAAATGGTCGAAGCCTACCCAGTCGCTGCCCGTAATGCCTTTGGAGGGTACGAAGTTCTTGAAGGCAATTTGAATGCCGTACATCGGACCATAATGAAAGATGAAGAAATACAGTAACGCGGGAAGCATGAACAGATAGAGCTCCCAATTCTGCCAGATTCTTTTGCCAAGGGACTTGTTCCCCTTCATTCTCCCACTCCTCTCTATGTTAGTTTTCATTACACATAAATCTGTATCCGCTTCGCATTCTTGCTATGGCCTTTCCTGCTAACGCTTACATCCCAAATTGTAGAGAAACTAAGCTGACACCGTAAATATGTAGGTTGTGCATTGTCATGTTAACGGAGTGTAAAACCGCGCTGCTACGGGGCTTATGGGCTGAATAACTTCGATGGGCTGCCGCTGGCTGACTGCCGTAAATGTGTGAATTATGAACCCTCCTCCCCCCTGCAAAAGTTACATATTGTGATCCCCCGGCAGGTATGCAAACATTTGCTACGAATGCCGACACTACAACACCCGACTGAAGATATAGGAGGTTTCTGTCATGACCCGTACAACTGCCCACCTGATTTCACACACCCATTGGGACCGGGAATGGTATATGCCTTACGAGCGTCACCATGTGCTGCTGGCGAAGCTAATGAACGAACTCCTTGAGACGCTGGAGCAGGACACGCGCTACCGGTACTTCCACCTGGACGGACAGACCATTATTATTGAAGATTATCTGCAGGTTCATCCTGAGCGGAGAGAGCAGCTGGAGCGGTTCATCCGCGAAGGCCGGATTGTCATCGGCCCCTGGTATGTGCTCCAGGATGAATTCCTGACCAGCTCCGAGGCCAATGTGCGCAATCTGCTGATCGGCCATCAGGACGCGGCGAAATATGGCGTCATCTCGAAGCTCGGCTACTTCCCCGATTCCTTCGGCAATATAGGCCAAGCCCCCCAGCTTCTCCAGCAGGCTGATATCGGGACTGCGGTGTTCGGCCGCGGTGTGAAGCCGACGGGCTTCGATAATATGGTCGGCGAACTGAACAGCACCAGCTATGAGTCGCCCTACTCCGAGATGTACTGGGAATCCCCCGACGGCTCGTCCGTGCTTGGACTGCTGTTTGCGAACTGGTACAGCAACGGCAATGAGGTGCCCGTAGATGCAGGGGAAGCCAAGGTTTTCTGGGACAAAAAAATCGCGGATGCCGGCAAATACGCCTCCACCCCGGAACTGCTGTTCATGAACGGCTGTGATCATCAGCCGGTGCAGCGTGATCTCGCGGATGCGCTGGAGACAGCCCGGAAGCTGTACCCGGACACGGACTTCGTCCACTCCAGCTTCGAGGAATACCTGAAGGCGCTGGCGCCTTCGCTGCCCGAGGATCTGGTTACCGTGCACGGCGAGCTGCGCAGCCAGCATACGGACGGCTGGGGGACGCTGGTGAATACTGCTTCCGCCCGCGTCTACCTGAAGCAGCTCAACCAGCAGGGCCAGACACTGCTGGAGAAGGGCGCAGAGCCGCTGGCCGCACTGGCTTATCTGGTCAGCGGACAGGCCTACCCCCATGCCCTGCTGACCTACGCCTGGAAGACGCTGATGCAGAATCACCCGCATGACAGCATCTGCGGCTGCAGCGTAGATGAGGTCCACCGCGAGATGATCAGCCGCTTCGAGAAAAGCCGCCATGTAGGCGAAGCTATTATTGAAGAGAGTCTGAAGGCGGTATCCGCACAGATCGGAACCCGGAATGTAGCCGCCTGGGGCGAATCTGTGCTGCCGGTGACGGTCTTCAATACTACCGGCTGGGAACGCAGCGGAACAGTAAGCGTGGAGCTCATCTTCGCCAAGCGTTATTTCAAGGAAGGGCCGAACCCTACCGCCATTGGCGAAGCGCTGGATCAGCTTCCGCTTGACCTGGAGGGCGGTCGGCTAGTGGACTCCGAAGGGCAGATCGTAGCTTGCCGGGCGGAGGATCTGGGCAGCCGGTTCGGCTACGAGCTGCCGGACGACCAGTTCCGCAAGCCTTATATGGCCCGGATGGTCCGGCTGACCTTCGAGGCTGCGCAGGTGCCGCCGTTAGGCTACAGCACCTACGCCTGGGTGAAGCCAGCGGGTGGGTACGCCGGGGCTGCTGCCGAGGGTCCGCTTAAGCTGCTGGAACGGGGGATGGAGAATGAATTCCTGGCTGTCCGCATCCATGAGGATGGCTCTTATGATGTAACGGATAAGCGGACCAGCAGGGTCTTCGCAGGACTCGGCGTCTATGAGAACTGCGGCGATATCGGCAATGAATATGTGTTCCGCCAGCCGGAGGGCGATGCTGCACTGACGACCAAGGGCCTTGCCGCCCGGATCTCGCTGGCTGAGCATGAGCCTTACCGCATCACCTATGAAATCGTGCATGAATGGGCTATTCCCGCTTCCGCCGATGCTTCGTTCGAGGACGAGAAGCGCAGAATGGTGCCCTTCCGGCAGCGCAAGGCCGGACGTTCTGCGGAGCAGGCTCCACTGCGGATTGTAACCCGGATCAGCCTGGAGGCCGGCGGGAGAGGCGTTCAGGTTTCTGCCTCGTTCAATAATCAGGCCAAGGACCACCGGCTGCGCGTGCTTGTCCCTACCGGGCTGGCGGCGTCCACCCTGCGGGCCGACTCCATCTTCGAAGCCGCTGAACGCGAGATTGAGCCAGCACCGGACTGGATCAACCCGAGCAATGCCCAGCACCAGCAGGCTTACGTCAGCGTGTCGGACGGCAGCGCCGGCCTGCTGGTAGCCAACAAGGGGCTGAATGAATATGAGGTGCTGCGGGACGGCAGCACTACCATTGCTGACACCCTGCTGCGCAGCGTGTCAGAGCTGGGTGACTGGGGCGTGTTCCCTACACCGGAAGCTCAGTGCCTCGGTGAGCAGACTGTTGAATTCGCGGTCCGTCCCTTCGCCGGGGATGCGGACTGGACGGAAGCCTGTGCGTGGGCCTACCAGTACCAGGTGCCTTGGTTCACCGTTCAGACCGGCTGGCAGGAGGGTTCCCTCCCTGCGGTCTATCAGCCGCTGGAGTGGCAGGGCCGCACCCTGGCGCTGTCCGCCTTCAAAATGTCCGCAGACCATGAGGACATCATTCTGCGCTGGTACAATCTGGCGGGAGCGGAGCAGGAGCTCGCGTTGACGCCGCATTTTCCGGTGGAGGCTGTACATGCCAGTGATATTCTGGAACGGCGGAAGCACCAGGAAGTCTTAGATGAAGGAATACTCCGCAGCTCCATCGGCAAAGCCCAAATTGTCACCTATGCTCTGCAAATAGCACAACCCTAAATCCACTATGCCTGAGGAGGAATTATACTATGAACCTGCCAGCTTCCATTACCACCTATCTGAATGAGGCCGATGAACGGCTTGCCCACCACCCGAAACTGCAGCAGTTGTTCCGCAACTGCTTCCCGAACACGCTGGAGACCACGACCAAGCTGCTGGAAGACGGCACGACCTTCGTGTTCACTGGCGATATCCCGGCCATGTGGCTGCGCGATTCGACGGAGCAGGTGCGGCACTATATTCCTTTTGCCAAAAACGACCCTGAATTGCAGCGGATTCTCCGCGGCCTGATTGCCCGCCAGATGTTCTATGTGAATATTGATCCGTACACCAATGCCTTCAACGAGACGGCAAGCGACAAGCATTACCGCGATACGGACGACTGTAACTTGAACCCGTGGATGTGGGAGCGCAAATATGAGCTGGACTCCCTCTGCTTCGTCGTTCAACTGGCTTATATGTACTGGAAGGAAGCGGAGCAGACCGATATCTTCGATGCCGCCTGCTACCAGGCGCTGACCTCCATCGTGAACACGATCGAGACCGAGCAGCATCACGGGGAGAAGTCTCCTTACCATTTCATCCGCCAGACGCTTCAGGATACGGAGACACTGCATAATAACGGACGCGGAATGCCGGTCAACTACACCGGGATGAGCTGGTCGGGCTTCCGCCCGAGCGATGACAGCTGCGAATTCGGCTACAATATTCCCTCGAATATGTTCGCTGTGGTGATTCTGGGGTATATCGGCGAGATGGCAAGCGAGGTCTACCAGGATGAGCGGCTGGCGGCGAGAGCGGCGAAGCTGCGCAAGGAGATCGACTTCGGTATCCGCACCTACGGCATCGTGACCCATCCGAAATACGGCAGAATCTATGCCTATGAGACGGACGGCTACGGCAATTACTCGCTGATGGACGATGCCGGAACTCCGGGGCTGATCTCCATTCCTTACATTGGTTATGTGGGCGTGGAGGATGAGATCTATCAGAACACCCGCCGGTTCGCCCTCAGCTTCGACAACCCGTTCTACTTCGAGGGCAAGCACGCCAAGGGCATCGGTAGTCCGCACACTCCGGGCGGTTACGTCTGGCATATGGCGCTGTCCATGCAGGCGCTGACGGCGGATAACGATGAGGAAATCAAAGAGCTGATCGATATGCTGATCCGCACCGATGCCGATACCGGCTACATGCACGAAGGCTTCCACCCGGATAACCCAGCCGACTTCTCGCGCGAGTGGTTCGCCTGGTCCAACAGCCTGTTCGCTACGCTGATCGGCAAGGCGATGGATAAGGGGCTGGTCTAGTCCAGGGAAGCCTATTCAGCTCATTTTTCAGATATCCAGACAACTATTCCTATACAAAAACGGCTACGGCCTCCTTGATTTCAAGGGGCCGTAGCCGTTTTTGTGATAAAGCTGGCAATTTAGCCCGCGTCCAGCGGATTGAGGTGCACTAGTACCCTTCATTCTCACATTTGGCCCGCGTCCAGCGATATCAGGTGCATTAATACCCTTCATTTCCACTTTTGGCCCGCATCCGCGGAATTCAGGTGCATTAATACCCTTCATTCTCACTTTTGGCTCACGTCCGGCGAATTCAAAGGGATTTATCCCTCTCCTCCCCCCATTTAGCCCACTTCCGGCGAATTCAGAGGGATTTATCCCCCTGAATCTCCACTCAGCCCGCGTCCGGTAGCCCATCCTCATACTCATCTTATCTACGCCAGACAGTTCTCCTTACTCCTTTACACATAACAAACGGCTGCGTCCTCCTTGAACTCAAGGAGGACGCAGCCGTCTACAGGTTAACCAATCTTCTATTTAGTAGCCGCTCTGGCTCTGCTCGCCCTTGGCAATGGCTACGCCGCCGCTGGTTCCGATCCGGCTGGCGCCTGCGCCGATCATTACGAGCGCGTCTTCCGCGCTGCGTACACCGCCGGAGGCCTTCACGCCGATCTCAGGGCCGACCGTTGCCCGCATCAGGGCGATATCTTCCTTCGTTGCCCCGCCGGTCGAGAAGCCGGTTGAGGTCTTCACGAAGTCTGCGCCCGCTTCTACAGCAAGCTTGCAGGCACGGACCTTCTCCTCTTCAGTCAGCAGGCAGGCTTCAATAATAACCTTGGTCAGCGCTTTGCCGCGCGCGGCTTCAACTACAGCAACCATATCGCGCTTCACCAGCTCGTCATTGCCGTCCTTCAGTGCGCCGATATTGATGACCATATCCACCTCACCGGCACCGTTCGCAATGGCATCCTTCGTCTCAAAAGCCTTAGCCTCAGGAGTCGATGCCCCCAGCGGGAAGCCGATTACTGTACATACCTTCACTTCCGGTGTATCCTTCAGTACGGCATGCGCCGTGGCCACCCAAGCCGGATTCACGCACACAGAGGCGAATTTATAGGCTTTGGCCTCTTCGGCAAGCTTGATAATATCGTCTTTCCGGGCATCCGCCTTCAGCAGCGTATGATCAATAATCCCGGATATTGTAGTTTCACTCATGTTCAATTCCTCCATATAATCGGAAATAGATGTTCACATCCCTTGTAATCATACCAATAGTTGGACGCTTTTGAAAGCTGGAGGGCATAACATCTGCTA
This genomic interval from Paenibacillus sp. FSL H8-0332 contains the following:
- a CDS encoding glycoside hydrolase family 3 N-terminal domain-containing protein; the encoded protein is MIYKDKARPVEDRVQDLLQRMTLGEKAGQLVQPFGWQCYEKQADGTTGMTEAFKRQVAAGGVGSLYGTLRADPWTGVTLKTGLSPKEGAEAVNAIQAYAMKESRLGIPILFGEECSHGHMAIGATVFPVPLALGSMWNPELYREMCRVVALETRSQGGAATYSPVLDVVRDPRWGRTEETFGEDPFLIAAMGVEAVKGLQGERLDAEDSVLATLKHFAAYGSSEGGRNSAPVHMGLRELHEVDLLPFRKAVEAGALSIMTAYNEIDGVPCTTNRYLLQDVLREQWGFEGFVITDCGALGMLTNGHNTADSGETAVAQALLAGIDMEMSGEMFEQHIAAAITHGRLQESDLDRAAARILELKFKLGLFDRPYADPEQAESIIGKPEHRELARRIARESIIMLKNENAALPLSKEIRKLAVIGPNADAPYNQLGDYTSPQPAGAIVTVLDGIRQALGGEADKVLYAPGCRIKGDSREGFDHALACAAEADAVVLAIGGSSARDFGEGTIDLLTGASVVTEHSWSDMECGEGIDRATLNLMGVQLELAQEIHKLGKPLIVVYINGRPIAEPWIVEHADAILEAWYPGQEGGHAIADILFGEVNPSGRLTISIPKHVGQLPVYYYKRRTRGKRYLETDFHAEYPFGYGLSFTEFNYSNLKVEPPVISADEEALVSVDVTNRGDRAGSEVVQLYISDLASSITRPEKQLKGFRKISLQPGDTQTVTFRVGREELEYVSADLTRIVEPGEFAVMAGPHSAEYLSAPLQVREEG
- a CDS encoding alpha-mannosidase produces the protein MKRMDRFTGWLAKRQWAEKLELAEWTMQRSRYLTPGCYEHEEELHQEYNISLLDGGYGTTYFLQREITVPGEWAHEEAALLYLGRGEGLLKLDGAPYHGLDSNHWFIPLPSYAPGERLKLDIELYDPVPEPEDPLNRQAVIKPPLTGIEMKLVRVNRPVYSLLYTVRIVHEAALLLPEGDMRRIRSLKTLEQTMDTLYMKEERLLDGGAVTAAEQLLRAAAAAERSAGLHPGTMHMVGQSHIDVAWLWPVRETVRKVSRTFSTVCTLMDKYPDFRYSQSQPQLYAFAKAHYPQLYERIKQRIAEGRWELVGGMWVEPDLNIPGGESLVRQMLYGQDFYMKEFGKRSTIEWLPDTFGYCASLPQLLKQAGIDYFMTTKLGWNDTNPFPHTLFHWVGIDGTKIVAYQNHGVNEHTHPKDVQEHWQANAQKEAHDELMLLYGHGDGGGGVTHEMLEYVSRTELALGQPVSTFSTAEAFFSEIGARQPELPAWHGDLYLELHRGTFTTHAFNKRSNRKAEILYRQAEIWSVLAQKDGVLELDQPDQPDQPELQRLLPSGELAEGWKLLLLNQFHDIIPGTSIPEVYTTSREEYAEIFRLGGQVLDRSLHALAAEVNTSGEGRPYVVFNSLGWERTELLRLEGGPELAAMQAFDEDGPLASECWNTEAGGDSYTLAVQVRKIPAFGCRTIWLREAAEPAGVGPDPQGESAAGDGFPEQWETDHYILKFNEDGEISRWLDKSVDRELLPPGQTGNQLQFYHDTPPLWDAWDIDPRYEQQPAGKARLLDREVVSNGPMQTVLRFRWQLGESQIEQEIVLPQNSRRVDFRTSVSWREQHKLLKVAFPVDMAAAKATYEIPFGALERPTHRNTSWEQAQFEVCGHRWADLSEGGYGVSLLNDCKYGYDIHDGVLRLSLLRAPRWPDRNADQGEHEFTYSLYPHSGEWRQADVVREAAELNEPLLAVSEAAHPGQYPSTHAWLAFQSHHVMLDTIKQAEDGSGTIIRLYEAAGSRESAVLDWKDEEISACRVNLLESKTGSVETSGGVIPLSFRPYEIQTLKLYHEHHSQEE